The window TTTATGGGCCTTACATACCATCAATAAAGGCGCTACTGTCCTTATCTCTTAGTGTTAATGAGATAGTAACTTCTGTGTCTCCATGTTTATTGTTCACATCATCCCAATTTGAAAGTTCTTTACAGACTGAGTTCTCTGGTGTTCCCTCTAGAGTCTAGAGGAATCCTCCATTAACAAGTTAATTACATTGGCAAGGGTTACAACTGTTCATGATGCAGCCAGTTGTCTACGCGAAATGTGTGGCGAAAAAGCATGTATATCTTTAGCCAAAGTGTTGGATAATAATGCTAAAAATCTTGCTGTGAACCATACATTATCTGGCTGGCTGAGGCATATTTTTGTATGCGTACCAGACCAAACTGCTTAAGAAGGCCATGACCATGCTGGAAAATGACAAGCAATCAAGAGAAGATGAACGAGAGAGAACCCTCAACGAGAGAGTCCCAGCCCTCCAAGTGTCAGGCCTGTCTTTGCAGGATCTACAGGTATACAATCATTGAAGCATTTGAATCCacattctttttgtttttgttctaaaTAAAATCAACATAAATCATTTAACTGTCCAAAAACttcacacaaatatgtttttccaCCTACCCCTTTTCTTATCTAGCTGCAAACAattagttttctttctttctttcttcttagTTAGCTTCTGCTTCTGTGCTCAAAGCACTGGCAAATTGACATTTGAAAACCTCAACAGCAATACCAAGAACAATTTCTCAGTTAGTCAGAATAATTGACATACCTCATTGTCAACAGTTTTTGGAAGGAACTTTATGAAACACTTCCAAAGTTAACTATGCATTGGAATAATCTGCCTATTCTAAATGTTGCATACATCTATATAAATCCATATTATGATATAATAAACAAATCAATGCTCATACACATCATGCACTGTCTCTGAAAATAGTGACTGTTAGCCAGACTAGCTACATTCAAAAAACATTCTGACATTTGGTATTTTAACAGGTCTAATTCACTGAAGGTTTCTATCCACAGAATCTTTGTAAAGAGCTACACCAGAAAATTGACGTGGTTGATGAAGAGCGGTATGACATTAATGCTAAAGTGGTGAAGAATGATAGAGAGGTAAGTGACATTTGtgaaagttcttttttttttttttttgtgacaaaattAAACATCTCTGGGGTGATAAGGGATGCATACTGTATGAAACCAATATTCACTGAACATTTTGAGGGCATGTTGAAGATGGctttttgatttgtgttgtaAAAAGATACAGGACCTGTCTCAGAAGATCTTTGAGTTGAAGGGCAAGATGAAGAGACCAGCCCTGAGGAGGGTGAGGGTGTCTGCTGATGCCATGTTGGGAGCTCTGCTGGGCGCTAAGGTTAAAGAGTCTGTGGACTTCAAGGCCAACCTTAAGACtgtgaagaaagaggaggagaaggtaaGGATTGCTGGCTTTAACTTTGatttaatacaaaatattatGTGGTGTCACTTCAATTCAATTCACTTTATAAACTGAGGATAGTCAACTCAGCATCAGCGCTTCTTTCAACAAGTAaggacatttgtgtttgtagattatttctttgttgtaacaatGCTTCTTGCCAATACATTGGGACGCCTGGCTATTTCCCTTTTAAATGGTACCAAATGGTACAAATGGTGCATTTGTGGGATGAGTAGCAGAGCTGAGTATAAGGGTTGCGCCCATGAAAATTGGCCAAATCTTCTCTGCCAAACAGCTTATTCTGCTATTGACTCTTGTTTGGTATTGTTTGGTGGATTGGATGATTGAAGTCTGAAGAAACAAGACATATAGGCCATTTAACAATTTATCAGTTGAAGAAACATGAGCCTCAGTAGTGTGTGGAAGAACCATACACAGCCTCCTCATGCTGGTTACCAGCCTGGTCACACACTGCTGTGGGATGGCATCCAATTCTTCAACCAGCATTTGTCACAGCCAACATGGTTGTGTTGGTCACACAACACAGTTGATCCCACAAGTGTTCaatggggttgaggtcaggactgcTGGCAGGCCATTCCATCATCTCCACTCCCAAATTCTGGAGGTAGTGTCTGAGAAACCCCGCTCTGTGTGTGACCAGGCTGGTGACCAGCATGAGGAGGAAGTGCCAGGTTGTTGTGGCTGTGCAGGGTTCTTCGACACAGTACTGAGGCTTCTGTTTTTCTTAAATTGATAAATTGTTAAATTGACAATATGTCTTGTTTCTTCAGACTTCATTCAATCCACCAAACAACATAGTGCACAGTTTTTGCATATTCATACAAAGTTGCCAGGTAATTAAGGCACCTTCACATTATGCCTAAAATACAACAATGATGTGAAACCTGAACTTCTAAAAAGGTTTTAAGGGAACTAGAAACCTGAGAGGGGTTTCACTTGTTtaaaagaggcagaggaagtTAGTGTTCTCTGTATCACCAACTCTGTAGACATGTTTGTGCAAAGTGCACTTTAGACAAAATGAGCTGATTCAAAGTCTTCTTTTCATCCCACAGAAAGAGGAAGTGACTGACTGGCGTAAGAACGTGGATGCCATGTCTGGTATGGAGGGCAGGAAGAAGCTGTTTAATGCTGGGCAGTAGATTTGATGGCAATTCTCTTTGTGGTGGTGTTTGCTGCTCTAAAACAGGAGGAACCACTAAATCATATGTGTGTTGTTCACTTTACAGTGACAGTGAATATGAAGACCAGGTTAGCAACAGTTCATGTTTCAAGTGTGTAAATGACAACAGTGAACATGTTTGACTTAATGATAATTCATATCATAcatatagttttttttacataatttatgATGTATTATGAAAAAACATATGTATTTTATAAACTAGAGCAGTATATTGCTTGTGTAGTTCTAGCATTCAAATGAATTCATGAGCACAGCCAAACTTTTGGCTGTCCAGGTCTCTTGCAGTAATGTAACAGACTTGCTTTTTGACAAATGCTATGTACAATAATAAAAAGGCAAGAATCAAAGGGAATGCAGATTGTATGTGTCTATAATTATGAGTCTGAACAAAACTCCAATTCATACTCTCCCAGTACTCTCCCATACTGACTGAACAGTGTCTACataagtgtatttttttttatcctggcCTCAAATGacaatataaaacaattaaTATGTACGTGTATTCCAAAGGCAGCTAATGTTGTGATCCTGGCAAATGAATTAGATTTCGACATTATGGTGAGAAGAAGCAGTGTTCTGAATCGTGtatcaaataataaaatgtcaatTGAGTTGCTCGGATAATTATTGTCCTCTGTAGAATGATGTTGCTCTCCTTACACGACTGTAAAAATAGGTACTCTTTGATCAGATTATTGTCCGATATTGTAGGCTGTATAGTCAAGAATGTCTATtgtcaaatgtcaaatattgGGACTGTTTCATGACAATATTAGATATTATAGGTTTTCAGCATAAATCTGATGAAGATTGCCAGGTATTTACATTATTGTTTAGGGTCACATTACATGAACTCACCTGTCATTAAGTGTTCATAAGCTATTCCTCACATGGCAAAGCTTTGCCATTTTAGGCTGAGAATTTAAGGTTtaaggtgtaatttgtaaaataaaatggacAAAATCCAATAGTAGCTCCATAAACGTAGTCAGCTTcataacagctaactgctgcttgcCATACACTTTGCTGCAGCTATCTCTAGTTGTAGCAACAACCAAACTACTATATTTTCACATGTGGGAATTATGGATAtatttcaaccaaaccagaggtgattgtggaCAGACAAACCAGGATGATTTTGATGAGTTTAATTTTGTGTCTgtctgaatgaagtgtgttttacaaaAAAGCAGTGAAGCCCATCTTAGTTTGGTGACATAAAGAAACCTAAAATTAGAAGGTTGTgctttctttttaataaggAAAAAGATGTGAGAATGTTTGCTTTCTTGATATTTCAtaggtttattttgtttattaaatGGCTCTTGAGGTTCAAAGTGACATAATGAAACAGGAGGCTGGGACTAGCTAATTACGTGTTAGCATACtagcttcagtagatatctgacaacacaacacaacacaaaacaacacaacacatcacagagatgtctttgacaaaacatcagatctgttgtttcttcacagtcTTTTAAATAATATAAccaatgttttgggtttttttgtttggataTCTTAGGTTTTGCTCCTTTAATCAATAAAATCTGACTTCAGTGAAACACTGAGAAACTGTTAACTCTTACCTGAAGTGCTTTACTGTACTTCATGTTTGGCTAAAAAACAATGTGGCAGTATTTCTCAGACTAGTGGCAAATGATTAATGTTCTTCTATACACATACACTGACATAGTTTTGAATTAGTCAGATCTAGCAACCCTCGAGTTTTCACACGCTCCTGCATCACTTGGGGAGGGTATACAAGCTTACATAAACTGTCCCTTCCCCCTTCCCCTTCCTGTAAACAAAGTTATCTTAAAATGctttctgtctccacaaacaccaTAAATCCCCTGAAAACTGTAAACCACAAAGCCCACAGGCAACAGAACATCAACACTAAGCTGGCAGACTGACTGTACCTCTCCAGCACATCCATGAATAGGGACCGCGGCCACGCCCCTTCTTCTCCCTCCACTGCGAACGTGCCCGGCCGTTACAACTCCTCCTAATATGGGCATAACATTCGACAAAGGAACCGCCCAAATGCGATATCCGCCACTCTGATTGGAGGAGCGGATTATCAATCATCAGTTGATGGGAAGCTGTACATAGCCTGGCTGCTACTGCCAACACTCACGACTGTACTAGCTGCACTCAAGCCGGATTTTCAACCCACACAGGGTAAGacgacattttcaaaatgttgtgaTTGTTTTGGGGTGAATCTGTAgttccgtttttttttctccacacattGTTCCCGTCTTTACCTCGGTCTGCGCAACCATAATACACGCTGTACTAATGGTTATCTACACAGCAACACGTTCATGCATCCATTCAGACTTGCTGAAAGGCTTGGCAGCAGCATCCGATGAATTATTTGTGTATAGCTGTGGTAGTTAGCTAACATTGGCgacatttgttttgtgtccacCCTCTGAATAAGGCTAGTTGATATGGGTAAATGTTATAGCTATATTCCTTTAGTCTGTCACCTTTTCAAGTCAACCTCTGACCTTTTGCGGGCACTGACTCCGAGAGGATCCTGCTCCTGAGCTCATATCACATACACAGCCCTGTGACTAAGTAAGGTTTGGATATTAATGTGTGTAatattttctcttctgttatCACTAACTTTTCTATTTATTCCTCTTGGATGTGTGCAGGTTCTTCTGCTGCTTCGGATGTCCAAGTACAAACTATTTCTGCTGAGGCATGGGGAGGGGGCCTGGAACAAAGAGAACCGTTTCTGCAGCTGGGTGGACCAGAAGCTGAGCGAGGATGGGGTGAAGGAGGCCCAGGACTGTGGCCGGCTCTTGAAGGAGCAGGGCTACAAGTTCGACTTAGTATTCACCTCCATACTCAGCCGCTCCATCCAGACAGCATGGCTGGTGCTGGAGGCGATGGGTCAGGAGTGGGTCCCCGTTGTCAAGTCATGGAGACTGAACGAGCGCCACTATGGCTCCCTGATTGGCTTGAACCGAGCAGAGATGGCTCAACAACACGGAGAGGAGAAGGTGAAGTTATGGAGAAGGAGCTACGACATCACTCCACCTCTGATTGATGAATCCCACCCTTACTTCCTGGAAATCTACAATGATCGCAGGTACACCACATGTGATGTGCCAATCAAAGACCTCCCCCGAGCAGAGAGCCTGAAGGAGGTGTTGGACAGGCTGCTGCCATACTGGAACAGCACTGTGGTGCCAGAGATAAGGAACGGCAGGACTGTGCTCATTTCTGCTCATGGAAACAGCTGCAGAGCTCTGCTGAAATACCTGGAAGGTATGCTACTGAACTGACCCATGCTATTATGATCAGTGCAGCTCTCTCAgcttttgtgtatttgtgcagGGAATGCATTCCGTTGAATTTACCACAGCTTCTGGTCTATAAAGGCTCCTGTTTTTTCTAGTCGTCAGTCACTGAATTGGGGAGGACATATCTCAATTCCAGAAATGGAAAGTTGAACTTATGCAAAAAGGCCAGTGAGTTTATGTTACATTTGGATGTGGCTATGAACTTCACTCTGACCTTTCCCTTGGGGGTTCCATGTGTCACAGGACACTCAGCGATTTAACACACATCAGCTGTTACATAATATAATGCAGCACaggatatatacacacacaggctgcaATTATGTTATTGTCATACATTTGGCACGTAATTAACATAATTTCATTAGAGAATTTTTGCTTGTTGTACTGATGCAAGATATCAACATGCCTGGTTATAGCTAGTTAATCTGGCCTGATCTTAATACTATCCTTCTTTCAACAGGTATATCGGATGAGGATATTGCCAGCGTGACTTTACCTACGGGGATACCTGTGCTGCTTGAGCTGGATGAAAACCTCAAGCCGGTGAAACCCCGGCAGCTCTTGGGAGACCAGGCGAAGATTCAGGCAGCAATTAAAAAGGTAGAGGACCAGGGAAAAGCCAAACCATCAACTTGAATGCACTAGACTGGCTGTAAAACTTAACATAGCTCCATTCTGGGTGCCTGTGTGCACTTTTATCAGGTACAGTGAAAACTCTTGAAAAGACTCAAATAACTCAATATATAACAtcagacaataacaacaatacattgttgttttaatggaTAGGTTTAAGTCTTATAGGGAAGTGGCTGTATGTGTAATAATGGCCTGACGTGgatacagagtgtgtgtgtgtcgcaggTCAGACTGATCAGACTAGTGCAGGGGAAAGGTAGAGATGTACTGTGAATCTGTTAACACTGTGTTGACTTGTGTTATGTTTATGCACTGAGGAAATGTTTGATATGTATGTGATTTTTAAGCTACTTGTCTCTACTTGTGCCAGCATGGTGATGCTAaagttatttatatatttaatcattGACTCTACCTTGCAGATTAATTGTTACGTGATGGGGCTAAAAAAATCAATCTAGAGAGAGTAAAAACTCCTTGACTAAAGATTCATTTCTGTTACATTGACTAGCTTTAGGAATATGTGCCTTCAGTATTAATGTGGTGCTCAAATTCAGCTACTTTTCAAAAGCTTCTTTTAACTAGAGCATCAGACAGGCCATATGGTGGTTTTATTTAAGAATAAAAGCACTCTGTTAACAAATCTTACCTCATAGAAATTGATAGCCAGGCTGTTCATTCCAAGAACGGGGATACTTGTGAGCCACAGAAATGCTGTTAATATGCAAAACCACTGAAATATTCTACTGTCCCACACTTAGGCATCCTTTTAAATGGCTTACTCAGTAAGAgttagacagctggagttgtTTTTCTATGAGGTTTTACAGTTAATTAACTAGGTTGAGTCTAACACGCTGTGGCCAGCAACTATGGCTATTTGGTATGATAACTGGCTTATGCTTTGCACTTTATGAggattgtttattattattattattattattctcttCTTGATTTAATGCAAAAactgtgagtggaaaaaaacattatttttggaCGAACAAATGTAACTGTAAAATACAAGCactattttgattttaattttcaattctaaattattaacgaacatgTGCAATTTGTTATTGCTTTTGTGATGTATTACATGACAGAAAATGTTACAAGCTACTGTTGAGTTGGCACATTATGTGTCATAGCTGCACTATCTTACAGGTCATCCTTTGTTACTACTGTGTGTGGCTACGTCATTGTACTGTATGTTGTattgtgtttcttgtttgatGTACCACACTTAGcataactttttgtttttccagattgttgtgtttctctgaCACTGTCCCCTCTTCTCATTTCGCAATGTGAACATCTTTGCCTCCTTTCCTTACCTCCTATGCTTGTGTCTGAGACACCATATGAGATGCAAGCAGAGGAGGCGAGGAACAGACACGAGGGGTCGAGCCCTTAAACAATTgaaatgcctgttttttttttttctttactttttatttaaatatgtgTGGCCCAGCAGCATAATCTGCACGATCATGCATTTGtggaaaacactggtttatttttaatttcatgtaAGATGATTTAATGTCTTCCCTGTTGTTCACACCTTACCATATGAGAGTCTGCACGATGAAATAAAAGGGAATTTAAATTTTCCatagaattttttttacttatttctgTGTCAGTTTTAAGGTTCATTTCATTGTATAGTTATCATTTTGCAACAGGAAGGCATGTTAGATGTCACACTGGCATGAAATTAATCATACATTTTGTGGAGCACCGGAAACAAATTAGAAAATGAACAACAATGCATTTTGGGAAGTACAGATATTGTGTGCAATTTGGGTTCTGGTTGCCTTTCGCCCTCGGGAAACAGTAAACAGCTGAGTCTGTGTGGATCCAGAGGGACGGCTCTTTATTTGTCAACCACTTTTGTAATTTGGCTAAACCAGTGGGGCTGAGCCAAGGGAAACCCTGTAATTGGATGGAAATATTCTTAAAAGGACATAATGATTAACATGATCCCCAGCTTTGTGGCAGGAATGATACAGACATTATAATGTACAGACCGCAGTGCTTGTATGTAGCTGACGAGGCAACGCATCTTGTACTGCAGAGGTGCTTCATACAGGCATCTGGAgaacatttaataaaactgAATTCACACTAGGGCTGTTGCGACTTAACAAATTCACACTGCAAATCTATCTTTATCtttgtttagtgtttgttttttctcttttttgacaAATATATTACCCTCAAAAGTATGTGGAGGTGGACAGAGAGTCTTTCTAATATCACGATTattgtgaaaatcacaatatCACAAAAGCCCTAATTCACACCAggaagaaattaaaataaaagtggACTTACGCTTGTTTTGAATTGCTTTGGAAATACAGCGATAATATACAGCAATATATATTTAGTGATGCAAAGTCATGTAGAAAGGAAACTGCCCGGATACACAGAAGGACTGTCTCTTTTAAAGACCATATCCTAGCAGTATGTGAATCAGATAAGATAAACCTTGACTGACATTAACAAAAGTGAATTAATTTCACGAAgaatgaactgtataaactagAGGAATCAATGACCTTGCAGTTAAACACTCATCAGCCCTGTGTGGACATCACTGGGATGCAAGTTGAGCAGGCGGGGCTGCTCCCTGCATGCTGTGCTTATAAACCTCTGGCTGCTCCCCCTCTGCTGATTTTCACCAGGAACAATCACTCTGGTCTGTCGGCAAGTTGGTGAGTTTAATGACGATAATGTGTGATGCTATCTTATTACTTGCAGATAAAGTAGGATGACTTATTTTTGCTTTGAAAATTGATTTAGAGGCAGAATAATCAGAGATGTGCAGTCAGACTTGGGAAAATAATGCCTGCTAAAACTGTACTAGTGTCCATAGatcttcattttatttcattgctGGTTTAGATTAAGGTGAGTTgctctaaataaaaaaaaaaaaccaacttaGTTATGTTATGTTACACAGATGCATAACTCCTCTACTAGGAaagaatgttttcatgtgtataGCTTTC is drawn from Sparus aurata chromosome 8, fSpaAur1.1, whole genome shotgun sequence and contains these coding sequences:
- the LOC115586783 gene encoding troponin I, slow skeletal muscle-like encodes the protein MSEAPSKPKPKISASRRLFLKTKLLKKAMTMLENDKQSREDERERTLNERVPALQVSGLSLQDLQNLCKELHQKIDVVDEERYDINAKVVKNDREIQDLSQKIFELKGKMKRPALRRVRVSADAMLGALLGAKVKESVDFKANLKTVKKEEEKKEEVTDWRKNVDAMSGMEGRKKLFNAGQ
- the bpgm gene encoding bisphosphoglycerate mutase, which codes for MSKYKLFLLRHGEGAWNKENRFCSWVDQKLSEDGVKEAQDCGRLLKEQGYKFDLVFTSILSRSIQTAWLVLEAMGQEWVPVVKSWRLNERHYGSLIGLNRAEMAQQHGEEKVKLWRRSYDITPPLIDESHPYFLEIYNDRRYTTCDVPIKDLPRAESLKEVLDRLLPYWNSTVVPEIRNGRTVLISAHGNSCRALLKYLEGISDEDIASVTLPTGIPVLLELDENLKPVKPRQLLGDQAKIQAAIKKVEDQGKAKPST